A single Tachypleus tridentatus isolate NWPU-2018 chromosome 9, ASM421037v1, whole genome shotgun sequence DNA region contains:
- the LOC143224743 gene encoding ERI1 exoribonuclease 3-like: MSANTTGPNSVSVAETERSDCGIRTCSSVVCYSGMSKGEKQQKFDYFLVLDFEATCEKGKTPEPQEIIEFPVIKVCAKTFDTKAVFHEYVKPQVHTVLSSYCTELTGIIQDMVNEKPHLDEVLKKFNNWLEEEGLFQSGVKFAFVTCGNWDLKLMLPKQCSYFDISLPTYMNSWINIKKSFAQVTRIWPKELIQMLDYLKLDHVGRLHSGIDDCKNISRILGELGKRGHVFEINGKLDLRRNKSTT; the protein is encoded by the coding sequence ATGTCAGCTAACACAACTGGACCAAATTCTGTGTCAGTGGCTGAAACAGAAAGAAGCGATTGTGGTATTAGAACTTGTTCCTCGGTAGTTTGTTATAGTGGTATGTCAAAAGGTGAAAAACAACAGAAGTTTGATTATTTCCTTGTTCTTGATTTTGAGGCCACATGTGAGAAAGGGAAAACTCCGGAACCTCAAGAAATAATAGAATTTCCTGTCATTAAAGTATGTGCAAAAACGTTTGATACAAAGGCAGTATTTCACGAATATGTGAAACCACAAGTACATACTGTACTTTCTTCATATTGTACTGAGTTAACAGGAATAATTCAAGATATGGTTAACGAGAAGCCTCATCTCGACGAGgttctaaaaaaatttaataactggTTAGAAGAGGAAGGATTATTTCAGTCTGGAGTTAAGTTTGCGTTTGTCACGTGTGGTAACTGGGATCTGAAGTTAATGCTACCAAAACAGTGCAGTTATTTTGACATTTCTTTACCAACTTATATGAATTCAtggattaatataaaaaaatcgttTGCACAAGTTACACGAATATGGCCAAAGGAATTGATACAAATGTTGGATTATCTTAAACTTGATCATGTTGGCAGACTTCATAGTGGCATAGAtgactgtaaaaatatttcaagaatacTTGGTGAACTTGGGAAGAGAGGAcatgtatttgaaataaatggaaaattGGATCttagaagaaataaaagtacaacTTAG